GATTTAGAGGACTTGTTTATAGTAGCCCAGTCAAATGAGATACTAGACGAGAATGGTAAATTTGTAAGCGAGAGAATGATAGCGAGAGCTAGATATGGTGCAGTTGACGTTGTGCCTAGAGAAGAGATAGACTACATGGACGTTTCACCTAAGCAGATAGTGTCAGTAGGTACAGCCATGATACCTTTCCTTGAGAATGACGACGCCAACAGAGCGCTGATGGGATCTAACATGCAGAGGCAGGCAGTGCCGCTTCTAAAGACAGAGGCCCCTATAATAGGAACAGGAATAGAGTACAAAGCTGCAAAGGACTCTGGATCAGTTGTGATATGTAAACACTCGGGAACAGTGTCGAGAGTCACTTCAAGCGAAGTTCATGTAAAGAGAGATGAAGATGGTACGCTAGACAAGTACAAGCTTCTTAAATTCAAGCGTTCAAACCAGGGAACTTGCGTAAATCAAAGACCTATAGTGTCTAAGAATGAGAAAGTTGAAAAGGGACAGCCCCTAGCAGACGGACCTTCTACAGACCAGGGAGAGATAGCGCTTGGAAAGAACCTCATGATAGCTTTTATGACTTGGGAAGGTTACAACTACGAGGACGCCATACTTCTGAACGAGAGACTTGTAAAAGAGGACGTTCTGACTTCAGTGCATATAGAAGAGTACGAGTCAGAGGCGAGAGATACGAAGCTAGGACCAGAAGAGATAACTAGAGACATCCCTAATGTAGGAGAGGAATCTCTGAAGAACCTAGACGAGAGAGGAATCATAAGAATCGGAGCAGAGGTTGAAGCCAACGACATACTAGTTGGTAAAGTAACTCCTAAAGGAGAGACAGAGCTTACAGCCGAGGAGAGACTGCTTAGAGCCATATTCGGAGAAAAAGCTAGAGAAGTCAGAGATACTTCCCTTAGAGTTCCACATGGAGAAAAGGGAATAATAGTGGATGTAAGAGTCTTTACAAGGGAGAATGGAGACGAACTTTCTCCAGGAGTCACTCAGCTTGTAAGGGTTTATATAGCTACAAAGCGTAAGATAAACGTTGGAGACAAGATGTGTGGTAGACACGGAAACAAGGGTGTCATCTCTAGGATACTTCCAGAGGAAGACATGCCGTTCCTTCCAGATGGACAGCCGCTTGACGTAGTGCTTAACCCGCTGGGAGTTCCTTCGCGTATGAATATCGGACAGGTGCTGGAGGTCCACTTAGGACTTGCGGCTAAGAAAGCCGGATGGATGGTAGCTACGCCTGTATTTGACGGGGCAAACGAGGACGACATAAAAGACGCCCTTAAAGATGTAGGGCTTCCTGAAAGCGGAAAGATAGACCTTAGAGACGGTAGAAGCGGAGAGTCGTTCGATAACCCTGTTACAGTGGGTTACATGTACATGCTTAAGCTTCACCACCTTGTAGACGACAAGATACACGCTAGATCTACAGGACCTTACTCTCTTGTAACTCAGCAGCCACTTGGAGGAAAAGCTCAGTTTGGTGGACAGAGATTCGGAGAGATGGAGGTTTGGGCACTAGAGGCTTATGGTGCTGCTCATACACTTCAGGAGATATTGACAGTTAAGTCGGACGACGTAGTCGGACGTGTAAAGACTTACGAATCAATAGTCAAAGGCGAGAGCATACCTGAGCCAGGCATACCTGAGTCATTTAAGGTTCTTATAAAAGAGCTTCAGAGTCTTGCACTTGACATAAAGGTTCTTTCTGATGGAGAAAAAGAGATAGAATTCAAAGAGCTAGTTGATGATGAAATAGAAGAGCTTTCGGTAGAGCTAGAGCCTGAGGGAATGAAGAACTACCACGAAAGTGAAAAAGAAGAGCTTGCAAGCACTTCGACTATAGAGTCTGAAGAAGATCTAGAAGAAGAACTGGATATTGAAGATGAAGATATAGATGGAGAGAGTATACTTAAGGACGATCTGTTTGAAGAAGACTTCGAATAAAATGTCTTTAAATTACAAACTATATTATAGAAGGGAGAGAGAGCCCCTTGTTTGAATTAGAAAATTTTGATTCAATTAAAATAGGATTGGCTTCTCCAGAGAAGATAAGACAGTGGTCTAATGGAGAGGTAAAGAAACCGGAAACTATAAACTACAGAACGCTAAAGCCTGAAAAAGAAGGACTTTTCTGTGAAAAGATATTTGGGCCTACTAAGGACTGGGAGTGTCACTGTGGAAAGTATAAAAGAGTTAGATATAAGGGTGTAGTATGTGACAGATGTGGAGTTGAAGTCACAAAATCTAAAGTGAGAAGAGAGAGAATGGGGCATATAGAGCTGGCTGCCCCTGTATCTCATATATGGTACTTTAAAGGTATACCTAGTAGAATGGGTCTGATACTCAATATGTCTCCTAGGATACTGGAGAAAGTGCTTTACTTTGCGTCCTATATAGTTACAGACCCTGGGAACACACCTCTTTCGGAAAAAGATATAATGACAGAGAGAGAGTACAGGGAAGCTTATGAGAAGTACGGAAATGCCTTCAAGGCGTCTATGGGAGCGGAGGCTGTAAGAGAGCTTCTGGCGAATATAGACCTCGAGAAGGAATCTAAAGACCTAAAGCTTCAGCTTAAAGACAGCTCAGGTCAGAAAAAGATAAGAATAGTCAGAAGGCTGGAAGTTGTAGAGGCTTTCAAGGCCTCGGGAAATAAGCCGGAGTGGATGGTTATGGATGCCATACCTGTAATTCCGCCGGATCTTAGACCTATGGTACAACTAGACGGAGGAAGATTTGCGACGTCTGACCTGAATGACCTTTACAGAAGGGTAATAAACAGAAACAACAGACTTAAGAGGCTTCTAGACCTTGGAGCTCCTGACATAATCGTCAGAAACGAAAAGAGAATGCTTCAAGAGGCTGTAGATGCCCTTATAGACAATGGAAGAAGAGGAAGACCTGTAACTGGACCTGGAAACAGGCCGCTCAAGTCGCTTTCTGACATGCTAAAAGGAAAGCAAGGAAGATTCAGACAGAACCTGCTTGGTAAAAGGGTTGACTACTCAGGACGTTCTGTTATAGTCGTAGGACCAGAGCTTAAGTTCTACCAATGTGGACTTCCAAAGACTATGGCGCTAGAGCTTTTCAAGCCTTTCGTAATGAAGAGACTTGTAAAAGACGGTCATGCACACAATATAAAGAGCGCCAAGAGAATGGTGGAGAAAGTCAAGCCTATGGTTTGGGATGTGCTAGAAGAAGTCATAAGAGAGCATCCTGTACTTCTTAACCGTGCACCTACGCTTCACAGACTTGGAATACAGGCATTCGAGCCTATACTAGTTGAAGGAAAGGCTATAAAGCTGCATCCACTTGTATGTACTGCTTACAATGCTGACTTCGATGGTGACCAAATGGCTGTACACGTTCCACTTTCAACAGAGGCGCAGGCAGAGGCTAGGTTCCTAATGCTTTCTTCGAACAACATACTGGCTCCGAAAGACGGAAGGCCGATAACTACACCTACTCAGGATATGGTACTAGGAAGCTACTACCTGACTGTAGAGCAGAGTGGAGTCAAGGGCGAAGGAATGATGTTCAAAGACTTTGAAGAGATGCTTATGGCCTACCAGAACAAGGCTGTTTCACTTCATGCAAGGGTAAAAGTCAGAATCAAGTTTGCAGATGGTGAGACGAAACTTGTGGAGAGTACTGTTGGAAGGTTTATATTCAACGAATCTATTCCTCAAGATCTTGGATTTGTAGACAGAGAGAAAGACAAATACTCTCTAGAGGTAGACACACTTGTGGACAAGAAAATGCTAGGCAAAATAGTGGACAAGTGCTACAGAAGGCATGGAAACACTATAACAGCAGAAGTACTGGACAAGATAAAGGAAAAAGGGTTCAAATTCTCGACTAAAGGAGCCGTGACTGTAAGTATAGAGGACATAGTTGTTCCAGACGAGAAGCCAGCACTTATAAAAGAAGCAGAAGAGCTTGTAGACAAATACGAGAAGGCATATAGAAGAGGTCTTATATCTAACGATGAGAGATATGAGAGGGTAATAGACGTCTGGACTAAGACTACAGATAAAGTTACAGATGTGCTAATGAACAACCTAGACAGCCTTAACAATATATTCATCATGGCTCATTCAGGAGCGAGGGGAAGTAAGAACCAGATAAGACAGCTTGGCGGTATGAGGGGTCTTATGGCGAATGCCTCTGGTATGACTGTAGAGCAGCCTATAAGGGCTAACTTCCGTGAAGGGCTTACAGTTCTAGAGTTCTTTACTTCAACTCACGGATCTCGTAAAGGACTTGCCGACACTGCGCTTAGAACTGCAGACTCTGGTTACTTGACTAGAAGACTTGTAGACGTAAGCCAGGACGTTATAGTCAGAGAAGAGTGCTGTGGAACAGAAGAGGGAACTCTTGCAAGAGCTTTCAAAGATGGAAAAGAAGTTATAGAGTCTCTATGGGACAGAATAGAGGGAAGATACAGCTTTGAAGACGTATTGAATCCTGAAACAGGAGAAATCATTATCAAGAAAAATGAGCTTATAACTGAAGATATAGCTGACAAGATAATAGCTGCTGGAATAGAAGAGGTTCATATCAGAAACGTATTCAAGTGTAAAACTAGACATGGAGTATGTGCTAAATGCTATGGAAGAAACCTTGCAACAGGAAGCTCTGTAAACATAGGAGAAGCTGTTGGAATAATAGCAGCACAGTCCATAGGTGAGCCAGGAACACAGCTTACCATGAGAACTTTCCACACTGGTGGAGTTGCTGGAGCCGATATAACACAAGGTCTTCCAAGGGTTGAGGAGCTTTTTGAGGCTAGAAAACCTAAGGGTCTTGCTGTAATATCCGATATAGACGGTAAGGTCTCTATAAAAGAGAGCAAGAGAAAGAGAGAGGTTATAGTCACTGGAGAAGACGGTGAATCTAAAGTCTACAGTATAGTCTATGGATCTAGAATCAAGGTTCAAGAAGGAGACTTTATAGAAGCTGGAGATGAGATCACAGAGGGATCTGTAAACCCACACGATATCCTAAGAGTTAAGGGCATACTTGGAGTCCAGAGCTATATAGTAAAAGAGGTTCAGAGAGTTTACAGACTTCAAGGGGTTGACATAAACGACAAGCACGTCGAAGTAATAGTTAGACAGATGTTGAACAAGGTCAAGATAGAAGACTCTGGAGACACTAGTCTACTTTCAGGAAGTCTTGTAAATGTATTTGAGTTTGAGGAAGCGAACAGAAAAGCGCTAGAAGCTGGTGAAGAGCCTGCTACAGCGGAGAGAGCGCTTCTAGGTATAACTAAGGCATCTCTTGCCACAGAGTCGTTCCTTTCGGCTGCATCTTTCCAGGAGACTACTAGAGTCTTGACGGAAGCTGCAATAAAGGGCAAGACAGACAAGCTAATAGGCCTTAAAGAGAATGTCCTCTTAGGTAAACTGATTCCGGCTGGAACAGGCATGAAGAGGTACAAGAATATAGCTCTAAACACTGAGGAAGAAGAACTTCTAGAGTCAGAAGAATTAGAAAACACAGACGATATATCGGTTGACACTGAACTTAACTAGTGATATAATTCTCTAGTGTGTAAAAAAAGTATATTCAACTCTTAAAAGATACTAGGGGATTGCACATGTGCAATCTTCTAGATATGTAGGGAGGAATACTTTATGTTACAGGGCTTCAAAGACAAAGATATAGTAGTTGGAACAAAGCAAGTAAAAAGAGCTGTTTCTTCTGGGAAAGCTGAGCTAGTACTACTGGCTAAGGACACAGAAGAAAAGGTCATCAGTGAACTCGTGGCGATATGTAAAGATAGAGAAGTGAAAATCAAATACGTATCTACTATGGTGGAACTGGGTAAAACTTGTGGGATTGACGTTAAAGCGGCATCCGCTGCTTTATTGAAATAACAAAAATTTGGAAGGAGGTGCTTTGATGCCAACTATCAGCCAATTAGTAAGAAAAGGTAGAGAAAAGGTAACTTACAAATCTAAATCTGCACACTTAGGAGTTAACTACAACACTTTAAAGAAGAAGTACACTAAAACTAACTCTCCACAGAAGAGAGGGGTTTGTACTGCTGTTAAGACAGTAACACCTAAGAAACCTAACTCGGCGCTTAGAAAAATAGCAAGGGTTAGATTGACTAACGGATTAGAGGTTTCTGCTTACATTCCTGGAATAGGACATAACCTACAGGAGCACAGTGTTGTGCTTATAAGAGGTGGAAGAGTTAAAGACTTACCAGGAGTTAGATACCATATAGTAAGAGGAACTCTAGACACAGCTGGTGTAGATAAGAGAATGCAGTCAAGATCAAAATACGGTACTAAGAAGCCAAAGAGTAACTAATACAAAACGTTCGGAGTGTACAGTCTTATCTGTCGTATAAATATATGACAGATAAAACTGTTTATATATAGATATAAACAGCACTACGACAAAAGGTATAAGTCGAGTACCTATGATTTAATTTTTTAATTAAGGAGGGAAGTAGCGTGCCAAGAAAAGGACATGTTTCTAAAAGAGAAGTTATGCCAGATCCTATATACAAGGACAGAGTTATAACTAAATTGATAAATCAAGTAATGCTAGATGGTAAAAAAGGTAAAGCTCAAAAAATAGTCTATGGTGCATTTGACTACGTTAAGGAGCAAACAGGAGAAGACGCCCTAGAGGTGTTTTACAAGGCTTTAAACAACATAATGCCAGTACTAGAAGTAAAGGCAAGACGTGTTGGAGGAGCTAACTATCAGGTGCCTATAGAAGTTAGACCAGAGAGAAGACAGACAATAGGACTTAGATGGCTTGTGGGATACACAAGAAAAAGAGGCGAGAAGACCATGGTAGAGAGACTAGCTAAGGAAATCATGGATGCAGCTAACGATTCAGGAGCTAGTGTTAAGAAAAAAGAAGAAACACACAAAATGGCAGAAGCCAACAAGGCGTTTGCACATTACAGATGGTAATTTAGGGCTAGTTCCTAAATTACGCTTTTTAAATAGAAGGCAATTTCGAGAGGAGGACTACTGTGGCTAGAGAATTTTCATTAGAAAAAACTAGAAATATCGGTATCATGGCTCATATAGATGCTGGTAAGACTACTACTACAGAGAGAATACTGTTCTATACAGGAAGAACCCACAAGATAGGTGAGACCCATGAGGGAGCATCTCAGATGGACTGGATGGAGCAAGAGCAAGAAAGAGGAATAACAATAACTTCAGCAGCTACAACTGCACAGTGGAAAAACCACAGAATCAACATAATAGATACACCAGGACACGTGGACTTTACAGTCGAGGTTGAGAGATCACTTCGTGTGCTTGACGGTACAGTTGCTGTTTTCGATGCTAAGAGTGGGGTTCAGCCTCAATCTGAGACAGTTTGGAGACAGGCAGACAAGTACGGAGTACCTAGAATAGCCTTCATAAACAAGATGGACGCTACAGGAGCTAACTTCCTAAACTCTATTCAAACTATGGTAGATAGACTTAGAGCAAACGCTGTGCCAGTTCAACTTCCAGTTGGAGAAGAGAGTGAGCATATAGGTTTTGTAGACCTTATAGAGATGAACGCAACTATATTCAAAGACGACCTAGGACAAGAGGTAGAAGTAACAGAAATACCTGCTGAACTTAAAGACAAGGCTGAAGAGTATAGAGAAAAGCTTCTTGAAGCAGTTGCAGAGCAAGATGAAGAGCTTATGGAGAAATACCTTGAAGGTGAAGAAATAAGCAATGCTGAACTTAAGACTGCTATAAGAAAGGCTACAATAGCTCTTTCGATAGTACCAGTACTTTGTGGATCAGCTTACAAGAACAAGGGAGTTCAGGCGCTACTAGACGCTGTAGTTGAGTACATGCCATCTCCACTAGACATACCTCCAGTAGAGGGAACTAAGCCAGGAAGCGAAGAAAAAGACGTTAGAGAATCTTCTGACGAAGCACCTTTCGCAGCACTAGCTTTCAAGATAATGACAGACCCTTATGTAGGAAAACTAGGATTCTTCAGAGTTTACTCTGGAACACTAGATTCAGGATCATACGTACTTAACTCTACTAAAGGTAAAAAAGAGAGAGTAGGACGTATCCTACAGATGCACGCCAACAAGAGAGAAGAGATATCTACAGTTTACTCTGGAGACATCGCAGCAGCAGTAGGTCTTAAAGACACTACTACTGGA
This is a stretch of genomic DNA from Andreesenia angusta. It encodes these proteins:
- the rpoB gene encoding DNA-directed RNA polymerase subunit beta, which gives rise to MVHPVSVGKRVRMSYSKIDEVLELPDLVEIQKKSYEWFLKEGLKEVFDDISPIRDYTGNLILEFVDYSVGDESKYDEEESKERDVNYASPLKVKIRLINKETGEVKEQEVFMGDLPLMTEKGTFIINGAERVIVSQLVRSPSVYYSEELDKTGKSLFSSTVIPNRGAWLEYETDSNDIVYVRVDRTRKLPITIFLRALGHETNSSMVELVGESEQLLKTLEKDSTKTQEEALIEIYKRLRPGEPPTLDSAKSLFESLFFDPKRYDLARVGRYKFNKKLALSARIMNKKSSEVIFNPETGEIIVDKNEKINRDQARAIENAGINEVKVLNESDIEVIVIGNHFVEPSAFDIPFDIKEMGLREKVYYPIMKEIMEENSDEDSIREAIKDRIRELSPKHITVSDMIASVNYEFNLFAGVGVVDDIDHLGNRRVRSVGELLQNQFRIGLSRMERVVRERMTIQDIEVVTPQTLVNIRPVSAAIKEFFGSSQLSQFMDQTNPLAELTNKRRMSSLGPGGLSRDRAGFEVRDVHHSHYGRMCPIETPEGPNIGLITSLTTYAKLNDYGFIEVPFRKVERGTGVVTNEIEYLTADLEDLFIVAQSNEILDENGKFVSERMIARARYGAVDVVPREEIDYMDVSPKQIVSVGTAMIPFLENDDANRALMGSNMQRQAVPLLKTEAPIIGTGIEYKAAKDSGSVVICKHSGTVSRVTSSEVHVKRDEDGTLDKYKLLKFKRSNQGTCVNQRPIVSKNEKVEKGQPLADGPSTDQGEIALGKNLMIAFMTWEGYNYEDAILLNERLVKEDVLTSVHIEEYESEARDTKLGPEEITRDIPNVGEESLKNLDERGIIRIGAEVEANDILVGKVTPKGETELTAEERLLRAIFGEKAREVRDTSLRVPHGEKGIIVDVRVFTRENGDELSPGVTQLVRVYIATKRKINVGDKMCGRHGNKGVISRILPEEDMPFLPDGQPLDVVLNPLGVPSRMNIGQVLEVHLGLAAKKAGWMVATPVFDGANEDDIKDALKDVGLPESGKIDLRDGRSGESFDNPVTVGYMYMLKLHHLVDDKIHARSTGPYSLVTQQPLGGKAQFGGQRFGEMEVWALEAYGAAHTLQEILTVKSDDVVGRVKTYESIVKGESIPEPGIPESFKVLIKELQSLALDIKVLSDGEKEIEFKELVDDEIEELSVELEPEGMKNYHESEKEELASTSTIESEEDLEEELDIEDEDIDGESILKDDLFEEDFE
- the rpoC gene encoding DNA-directed RNA polymerase subunit beta'; the encoded protein is MFELENFDSIKIGLASPEKIRQWSNGEVKKPETINYRTLKPEKEGLFCEKIFGPTKDWECHCGKYKRVRYKGVVCDRCGVEVTKSKVRRERMGHIELAAPVSHIWYFKGIPSRMGLILNMSPRILEKVLYFASYIVTDPGNTPLSEKDIMTEREYREAYEKYGNAFKASMGAEAVRELLANIDLEKESKDLKLQLKDSSGQKKIRIVRRLEVVEAFKASGNKPEWMVMDAIPVIPPDLRPMVQLDGGRFATSDLNDLYRRVINRNNRLKRLLDLGAPDIIVRNEKRMLQEAVDALIDNGRRGRPVTGPGNRPLKSLSDMLKGKQGRFRQNLLGKRVDYSGRSVIVVGPELKFYQCGLPKTMALELFKPFVMKRLVKDGHAHNIKSAKRMVEKVKPMVWDVLEEVIREHPVLLNRAPTLHRLGIQAFEPILVEGKAIKLHPLVCTAYNADFDGDQMAVHVPLSTEAQAEARFLMLSSNNILAPKDGRPITTPTQDMVLGSYYLTVEQSGVKGEGMMFKDFEEMLMAYQNKAVSLHARVKVRIKFADGETKLVESTVGRFIFNESIPQDLGFVDREKDKYSLEVDTLVDKKMLGKIVDKCYRRHGNTITAEVLDKIKEKGFKFSTKGAVTVSIEDIVVPDEKPALIKEAEELVDKYEKAYRRGLISNDERYERVIDVWTKTTDKVTDVLMNNLDSLNNIFIMAHSGARGSKNQIRQLGGMRGLMANASGMTVEQPIRANFREGLTVLEFFTSTHGSRKGLADTALRTADSGYLTRRLVDVSQDVIVREECCGTEEGTLARAFKDGKEVIESLWDRIEGRYSFEDVLNPETGEIIIKKNELITEDIADKIIAAGIEEVHIRNVFKCKTRHGVCAKCYGRNLATGSSVNIGEAVGIIAAQSIGEPGTQLTMRTFHTGGVAGADITQGLPRVEELFEARKPKGLAVISDIDGKVSIKESKRKREVIVTGEDGESKVYSIVYGSRIKVQEGDFIEAGDEITEGSVNPHDILRVKGILGVQSYIVKEVQRVYRLQGVDINDKHVEVIVRQMLNKVKIEDSGDTSLLSGSLVNVFEFEEANRKALEAGEEPATAERALLGITKASLATESFLSAASFQETTRVLTEAAIKGKTDKLIGLKENVLLGKLIPAGTGMKRYKNIALNTEEEELLESEELENTDDISVDTELN
- a CDS encoding ribosomal L7Ae/L30e/S12e/Gadd45 family protein, with amino-acid sequence MLQGFKDKDIVVGTKQVKRAVSSGKAELVLLAKDTEEKVISELVAICKDREVKIKYVSTMVELGKTCGIDVKAASAALLK
- the rpsL gene encoding 30S ribosomal protein S12 — translated: MPTISQLVRKGREKVTYKSKSAHLGVNYNTLKKKYTKTNSPQKRGVCTAVKTVTPKKPNSALRKIARVRLTNGLEVSAYIPGIGHNLQEHSVVLIRGGRVKDLPGVRYHIVRGTLDTAGVDKRMQSRSKYGTKKPKSN
- the rpsG gene encoding 30S ribosomal protein S7, with amino-acid sequence MPRKGHVSKREVMPDPIYKDRVITKLINQVMLDGKKGKAQKIVYGAFDYVKEQTGEDALEVFYKALNNIMPVLEVKARRVGGANYQVPIEVRPERRQTIGLRWLVGYTRKRGEKTMVERLAKEIMDAANDSGASVKKKEETHKMAEANKAFAHYRW
- the fusA gene encoding elongation factor G, with translation MAREFSLEKTRNIGIMAHIDAGKTTTTERILFYTGRTHKIGETHEGASQMDWMEQEQERGITITSAATTAQWKNHRINIIDTPGHVDFTVEVERSLRVLDGTVAVFDAKSGVQPQSETVWRQADKYGVPRIAFINKMDATGANFLNSIQTMVDRLRANAVPVQLPVGEESEHIGFVDLIEMNATIFKDDLGQEVEVTEIPAELKDKAEEYREKLLEAVAEQDEELMEKYLEGEEISNAELKTAIRKATIALSIVPVLCGSAYKNKGVQALLDAVVEYMPSPLDIPPVEGTKPGSEEKDVRESSDEAPFAALAFKIMTDPYVGKLGFFRVYSGTLDSGSYVLNSTKGKKERVGRILQMHANKREEISTVYSGDIAAAVGLKDTTTGDTLCAESAPIILESMEFPEPVISIAIEPKTKAGQDKMGMGLAKLAEEDPTFRTYTDQETGQTIIAGMGELHLEVIVDRLLREFNVEANVGNPQVAYKETITKNVEVDCKYARQSGGRGQYGHVKIRMFPQEPGAGYEFVNAVTGGAIPREYIPSVDNGIKEAAESGVIAGYPVLDFKVELYDGSYHDVDSSEMAFKIAGSMAFKDAMKKASPVILEPYMKVEVTIPEEYMGDVIGDLNSRRGRVEGMESRSGAQIVNAFVPLSEMFGYATDLRSNTQGRGQYAMEFDHYEAVPNSIAEKIEKK